The Pseudomonas sp. R4-35-07 nucleotide sequence CGAATAGCCGGGTCCTCCACCACCACTTCCGCCACACGGGCGAATGCCTTGGCGAAGGCCGGCACTTTCAGGTCGAGGTTGACCAGCAGGTCTTGGTGATCGCCGCAACTGTCCCCCAGGCCCAGGACTACCAAGCCGTCGGGTTCGGATTCAGCGGGGCCGTGGGGCACGAAGCTTTCGCCCTTGAAGCGCCAGAGGCGGGCATCGAGGTCCTCGCGTTGGGCGGCATCGCTGCAATGCAGATAGATGCGATGGCCCATGCGCCAGGCTTTTTCGGTGAGCTTGCAGGCAAAGTCCAGCCGCGCTGAAGGATCGGCGCTGGGTAGGATGTAGAAATCGACTTGGGTCATTGCGGTTCCTGGTGCTGGCCCGGCAGTTCTGTAGGAGCGAGCTTGCTCGCTCCTACAGAACTGCCGGGGGCGCTTAGGCCTTGGCGCGGTCCAGCAAGTACTGGGTCAGCAGGGGTACCGGACGGCCAGTGGCGCCCTTGTCCTTGCCGCCGCTGGTCCATGCCGTACCGGCGATGTCCAGGTGCGCCCAGTTGAAGTTCTTGGCAAACCGCGACAGGAAGCACGCGGCGGTGATGGTGCCGGCTTTCGGCCCGCCAATGTTGGCGATGTCGGCGAACGGGCTGTCCAGTTGCTCCTGGTACTCATCGAACAGCGGCAGTTGCCAGGCGCGGTCGTCGGCGGCCTTGCCGGCGCTGAGCAATTGCTCGATCAGCTCGTCGTTATTGCCCAGCAGGCCCGATGTGTGGGCGCCCAGGGCAACCACGCAGGCACCGGTCAGGGTGGCGATGTCGATCACCGCTTGCGGCTTGAAGCGTTCGGCGTAGGTCAGCGCGTCACACAGCACCAGGCGGCCTTCGGCGTCGGTGTTGAGGATTTCCACGGTCTGGCCGCTCATTGTCGTGACGATATCGCCTGGGCGGGCAGCACCGCCGCTCGGCATGTTCTCGGCGCAGGCCAGGATGCACACCAGGTTAATCGGCAGCTTGAGTTCCAGCACGGCGCGCAGGGTGCCGAACACGCTGGCGGCGCCGCCCATGTCGTATTTCATCTCATCCATGCCGGCGCCCGGTTTGAGGCTGATGCCGCCGGTGTCGAAGGTGATGCCCTTGCCGACCAGCGCATACGGCTTCTCGGACTTCTTGCCGCCGTTGTACTGCATCACGATCAGGCGTGGCGGCTGGTCGCTGCCCTGGCCCACGGCATAGAACGAACCCATGCCCAGGTCCTTGATCTTTTTCTCATCAAGCACTTCGACCTTGAGGGCTTTGAACTCTTTGCCCAACGCCTTGGCTTGCTCGCCCAGATAAGTCGGGTGGCAGATGTTCGGCGGCAGGTTGCCCAGGTCGCGGGTGAACGACATGCCGTTGGCGATAGCCGTTGCATGAGTGACGGCGCGCTCGACTTCAGCCTGGGCAGCCTTGATGGTCAGCAGGGTGATTTTTTTCAGCGCGCGCGGTTCGGCTTTCTGGCTCTTGAACTGGTCGAAAACGTAGCCGCCGTCCACCAGGCTTTCGGCCAGCAGACGGGTCTTGCCGTAGCTGTCACGGCCTTTTACGACGATTTCATCGAGTGCCAGTGCCGCATCGCTGCCGCCCAGGCCTTTAAGGGTGGTGAGGACGGCGCTGATGATCTTGCGGAATGGACGGTCGCCCAGCTCGGCATCCTTGCCCACGCCCACCAGCAATACGCGCTCAGCCTTGAGGTTCGGCAGGCTCTGCAGCAGCAGGCTCTGGCCGACTTTGCCGGCCAGGTCGCCGCGTTTGAGCACGGCGCTGATGGCGCCGCCGCTCAGCTCATCGAGTTGCTTGGCGGCAACGCCGAGTTTGCGGCCTTCGCCGACAGCGACCACGAGGGTGGCGGTTTTCAACGTTTCGGGGCTAACGCTTTTTACAACCAATTCCATTTTCGGGTCCCTTATAAGGTCGGTGAGCCTGGCATGTGTACCCAGGCTTTAAAGCGTGGCAGCCTTGTAAACCGCCAGCGACAAAGGCCGCAGTTTGAACCTCGCCGGCGGAGCCTGACAACCCTCGAAGCACGCTTTGTGCGTGCGCATGAGGTTGCGCAGTGACAGGCGCGGTCAATCACAGGATAATGCGCCATCTTTTTAGCCGGCCCGCGCAAACGGGTCGACTCGGTATGCTTGCTTGTTTGGCCGCCTTAGCCTGACAACCCTGGAGTGTCTGGTTTGATCGTCTTCCGTTATCTATCCCGCGAAGTCCTGTTGACCCTGAGTGCCGTGAGTGCGGTATTGCTGGTCATCATCATGAGTGGTCGTTTCGTCAAATTCCTTGCGCAGGCCGCCTCGGGCGCCCTGGATCCGGGCTCTTTGTTCCTGATCATGGGCTTTCGCCTGCCGGGCTTCTTGCAACTGATCCTGCCGCTCGGCCTGTTCCTTGGCATCCTGCTGGCATATGGCCGGCTATATCTCGAAAGCGAGATGACCGTGCTGTCGGCCACTGGCATGAGCCAGCAGCGCCTGCTGGCCATGACCATGGTGCCGGCCGCCGGCGTTGCCCTGTTGGTGGCCTGGTTGAGCCTGAGCCTGGCGCCTCAGGGGGCCATGCAGTTTCAGTTGTTGCTGAACAAGCAGGACGCGATGACCGAGTTCGACACCCTCGAACCCGGGCGCTTCCAGGCGCTCAACGACGGCACGCGCGTGACCTATACCGAAGAAATGACCGAAGACCGTTCCAACCTGAGCGGCGTGTTCATTTCCCAGAAAAACCTCGGCAAGGACCAGAAAGACCGGGGCATCTCGATCCTGGTGGCCGACGGCGGCCGCCAGGAAGTGCGCCCCGACGGCAGCCGCTACCTGATCCTGGACAACGGCTATCGCTACGATGGCAGCCCGGGGTTGGCCGATTACCGTGTGATCAAGTACGACACCTACGGCGTCATGCTGCCCAAACCCGAGATCAGCGACGAGGTCACCGACCGCGATGCGCTCCCGACCGCATCACTGTTCGGTAGCCAGGAGCTGCGCTCGATCGCCGAGCTGCAATGGCGCCTGTCGCTGCCGCTGCTGGTATTCATCGTGACCTTGATGGCTGTGCCGCTGTCGCGCGTCAACCCGCGTCAGGGCCGTTTCCTCAAGCTGCTGCCGGCGATCCTGCTGTATATGGCGTACCTGACCATCCTGATTTCCGCCCGTGGCTCCCTGGAAAAGGGCAAGATTGCGCCCGCCCTGGGCCTGTGGTGGGTCCACGGGATTTTCCTGGTGATCGGCCTGGGGCTTCTCTACTGGGAGCCTATCCGTTTGAAAATGAAGAGCCGTCGTGGCCTGAAGGAGTTGGCTCGTGGCTAAGCTCGATCGCTACATTGGTAGCAGCGTACTGATCGCCATCCTGGCGGTATTGGGCATTATCCTGGGCTTGGCCTCGCTGTTTGCGTTCATCGATGAAGTGGGCAACGTCACCGATACCTATACGGTCACCGACGTACTGAGCTTCGTGGCGCTGACCGCGCCGCGTCGTCTCTACGACATGATGCCGATGGCCGGCCTGATCGGCTGCCTGATCGGCCTGGGCACCCTGGCCAGCAACAGCGAATTGACCATCATGCGCGCGGCGGGCGTGTCCATCGGGCGTATCGTCTGGGCCGTGATGAAGCCAATGCTGCTGCTGATGGCGTGCAGCGTGCTGATCGGCGAATACGTTGCGCCACCGTCCGAAGCCACCGCCCAGGCCAATCGCGCCCTGGCCCAGGGTTCGGGCGATGCGCAAAGTTCCAAGCACGGCCTGTGGCACCGCCAGGGTGACCAGTTCATCCACATCAACGCCGTGCAGCCAGGCGGGCTGTTGATCGGCGTGACGCGCTACACGTTCGACAAGGAGCGGCACATGCTCAGCTCCAGTTTCGCCAAGCGCGCGCAGTATGACGGTGAAAAATGGCAACTGAGCGACGTCACCACCACGCTCTTCCATAACGTGGGCCAGGGCATCAAGTCCAGTACCGAAGTGGTCAATGAGCCCACCCAGGCATGGGACATCGCGCTCAAGCCGGAACTGCTCAATACCGTGATCATGGTCCCGGAAACCCTGCCGATCTCGGGGTTGTGGAGCTACATCCACTACCTCAAGGACCAGGGCCTGAACAATGGTCGCTACTGGCTGGCGTTCTGGGTCAAGGTGTTGCAACCGGTGGTCACCGCCGCGCTGGTGTTGATGGCGATCTCCTTCATCTTCGGCCCGTTGCGTTCCGTGACCCTCGGCCAGCGGGTATTCACCGGCGTGCTGGTGGGCTTCACCTTCCGCATCGCCCAGGACCTGCTGGGGCCGTCGAGCCTGGTATTTGGCTTCTCGCCGCTGTTTGCGGTGCTGGTGCCGACGTTTATCTGCGCCGTGGCCGGGTTCTGGTTGTTGCGCCGAGCCGGTTGATTGCGCGCTTATGCATAAAAAATGCCCCGCTTATCCCAGCGGGGCATTTTTGTTCTGGTCAGCAAAGATGACGTCTGGCCTGAGCATCAGGTACAATTCCCGGCTATTTTTCAGCGGGCAATCTGCCTGCAGCCTTTTTGAGTG carries:
- a CDS encoding DNA polymerase III subunit chi; this translates as MTQVDFYILPSADPSARLDFACKLTEKAWRMGHRIYLHCSDAAQREDLDARLWRFKGESFVPHGPAESEPDGLVVLGLGDSCGDHQDLLVNLDLKVPAFAKAFARVAEVVVEDPAIRQAARESFRFYREQGYSLQDHRLQRL
- the lptG gene encoding LPS export ABC transporter permease LptG, giving the protein MAKLDRYIGSSVLIAILAVLGIILGLASLFAFIDEVGNVTDTYTVTDVLSFVALTAPRRLYDMMPMAGLIGCLIGLGTLASNSELTIMRAAGVSIGRIVWAVMKPMLLLMACSVLIGEYVAPPSEATAQANRALAQGSGDAQSSKHGLWHRQGDQFIHINAVQPGGLLIGVTRYTFDKERHMLSSSFAKRAQYDGEKWQLSDVTTTLFHNVGQGIKSSTEVVNEPTQAWDIALKPELLNTVIMVPETLPISGLWSYIHYLKDQGLNNGRYWLAFWVKVLQPVVTAALVLMAISFIFGPLRSVTLGQRVFTGVLVGFTFRIAQDLLGPSSLVFGFSPLFAVLVPTFICAVAGFWLLRRAG
- the lptF gene encoding LPS export ABC transporter permease LptF, with the translated sequence MIVFRYLSREVLLTLSAVSAVLLVIIMSGRFVKFLAQAASGALDPGSLFLIMGFRLPGFLQLILPLGLFLGILLAYGRLYLESEMTVLSATGMSQQRLLAMTMVPAAGVALLVAWLSLSLAPQGAMQFQLLLNKQDAMTEFDTLEPGRFQALNDGTRVTYTEEMTEDRSNLSGVFISQKNLGKDQKDRGISILVADGGRQEVRPDGSRYLILDNGYRYDGSPGLADYRVIKYDTYGVMLPKPEISDEVTDRDALPTASLFGSQELRSIAELQWRLSLPLLVFIVTLMAVPLSRVNPRQGRFLKLLPAILLYMAYLTILISARGSLEKGKIAPALGLWWVHGIFLVIGLGLLYWEPIRLKMKSRRGLKELARG
- a CDS encoding leucyl aminopeptidase produces the protein MELVVKSVSPETLKTATLVVAVGEGRKLGVAAKQLDELSGGAISAVLKRGDLAGKVGQSLLLQSLPNLKAERVLLVGVGKDAELGDRPFRKIISAVLTTLKGLGGSDAALALDEIVVKGRDSYGKTRLLAESLVDGGYVFDQFKSQKAEPRALKKITLLTIKAAQAEVERAVTHATAIANGMSFTRDLGNLPPNICHPTYLGEQAKALGKEFKALKVEVLDEKKIKDLGMGSFYAVGQGSDQPPRLIVMQYNGGKKSEKPYALVGKGITFDTGGISLKPGAGMDEMKYDMGGAASVFGTLRAVLELKLPINLVCILACAENMPSGGAARPGDIVTTMSGQTVEILNTDAEGRLVLCDALTYAERFKPQAVIDIATLTGACVVALGAHTSGLLGNNDELIEQLLSAGKAADDRAWQLPLFDEYQEQLDSPFADIANIGGPKAGTITAACFLSRFAKNFNWAHLDIAGTAWTSGGKDKGATGRPVPLLTQYLLDRAKA